The following coding sequences lie in one Jonesia denitrificans DSM 20603 genomic window:
- a CDS encoding carbohydrate ABC transporter permease, which produces MSQTTAPTRRRARQPHQPAATGPRASLLSQVPAMGVMLIATLTFLTPIWWLFVASTKNRSDLVNTNGLWFADWNLSSNVSALLEYRDGVYLQWLLNSAAYTIGGALIGTLLAAMCGYALAKYQFRGREVLFNVVLGGVLVPLTTLALPLFLMFSLVNLTNTFWSVFLPSLVSPFGVYLSRIFAAASVPDEVLEAARLDGSNEVRTFFTVSIRLMFPALVTISLFQFVAIWNNFFLPLIMLRDEAIMPVTLGLYNWNSQISQIPELRGYVLTGALLSVIPLILMFSLLQRFWKNGLGAGAIK; this is translated from the coding sequence ATGAGCCAAACAACCGCACCAACACGCCGTCGTGCCCGCCAACCACACCAACCCGCCGCCACCGGACCACGCGCATCGCTCCTCAGCCAAGTGCCAGCCATGGGTGTCATGCTCATCGCCACACTGACCTTCCTGACTCCCATCTGGTGGTTGTTTGTGGCCTCCACCAAAAACCGGTCAGACCTCGTCAACACCAACGGGCTGTGGTTCGCCGACTGGAACCTCAGCTCCAACGTGTCCGCCCTGCTGGAGTACCGTGATGGCGTCTACCTACAATGGCTCCTCAACTCGGCGGCCTACACGATCGGTGGCGCACTGATTGGAACTCTGCTCGCAGCAATGTGCGGGTACGCGCTCGCAAAGTACCAATTCCGTGGGCGTGAAGTCCTGTTCAACGTTGTGCTCGGAGGGGTCCTCGTCCCGCTGACAACGCTTGCACTCCCGCTGTTCCTCATGTTCTCGCTGGTGAACCTGACCAACACCTTCTGGTCGGTGTTCCTGCCCAGCTTGGTCTCCCCGTTCGGGGTGTACCTATCCCGGATCTTTGCCGCAGCATCGGTACCCGATGAAGTGCTCGAAGCAGCTCGTCTGGACGGCTCGAATGAGGTCCGTACCTTCTTTACCGTGTCCATCCGACTTATGTTCCCGGCGCTGGTCACGATTTCCTTGTTCCAGTTCGTGGCCATCTGGAACAACTTCTTCCTTCCCCTCATCATGCTCCGTGACGAAGCGATCATGCCGGTCACTCTTGGCCTGTACAACTGGAACTCACAAATCAGCCAAATCCCGGAACTGCGAGGCTATGTCCTCACCGGTGCGCTGTTGTCCGTGATCCCGTTGATTCTCATGTTCTCCCTGCTCCAACGGTTCTGGAAAAACGGCCTTGGCGCAGGAGCAATTAAGTAA
- a CDS encoding ABC transporter substrate-binding protein — MRPTRAVSAALLTVFAAASVVACSSDDSTTNTPTEAAECAPSGEETVNLSFTSWIPGIEDVVATWNEQNPGIQVEVQTGPNGNSGTYQNFFNQLRAGNAPDLGQIEYDALASFRVQGGLENIGGCDVVQDAQGKFIDWTWDQVSFGEEGAAYAVPQDTGPMALFYRADLFEEAGIAVPTTWDEYAQAAEKIAAEGGKITNFSTADINQFAGFAWQNGASWFSADDAGWDVTITGDETLEVANYWQDLLERDLVATYPAWTDEWNNAYNSSEVWTWVSAVWGANTIQDGAPDTAGQWAVAPMPQWDTAAPAAGNWGGSSIAVFSGTDYPYEAAQFATWLNTSEEALTMLADSANIYPATTEGLTLPVLQEGVEFYGDQVIWDVFAEAANQVPSNFTWGPTMTDTYASISDGFKLVATGTSTVEDALVNGEEATVSTMKSQSIPVKE; from the coding sequence ATGCGTCCTACCAGAGCAGTCAGTGCAGCCTTGCTCACCGTATTTGCTGCAGCATCCGTTGTGGCATGCTCCAGCGACGACTCGACCACCAACACACCAACGGAAGCCGCAGAATGTGCCCCATCGGGTGAAGAGACTGTCAACTTGTCTTTCACCTCCTGGATTCCTGGCATCGAAGACGTTGTTGCAACCTGGAATGAGCAAAACCCTGGCATCCAAGTCGAGGTGCAAACTGGCCCCAACGGGAACTCGGGCACCTACCAGAACTTCTTCAACCAGCTCCGGGCTGGAAACGCACCCGACCTTGGTCAAATTGAATACGATGCACTTGCTTCATTCCGAGTCCAAGGTGGGTTAGAAAACATCGGTGGCTGTGATGTGGTGCAGGACGCGCAAGGCAAGTTCATCGACTGGACCTGGGACCAGGTGTCCTTTGGTGAAGAGGGGGCAGCCTACGCGGTCCCTCAGGACACCGGACCCATGGCTCTGTTCTACCGTGCTGACCTTTTCGAAGAAGCCGGGATCGCCGTGCCCACCACGTGGGACGAGTACGCACAAGCTGCAGAGAAGATTGCCGCTGAAGGTGGAAAGATCACGAACTTCTCTACCGCAGACATCAACCAGTTCGCTGGGTTTGCGTGGCAAAACGGTGCGAGCTGGTTCTCCGCAGATGACGCCGGCTGGGATGTGACCATCACTGGTGACGAAACCCTCGAGGTTGCGAACTACTGGCAGGACCTGCTTGAACGTGACCTGGTTGCCACCTACCCGGCGTGGACCGACGAGTGGAACAACGCGTACAACTCCTCCGAAGTGTGGACCTGGGTTTCCGCAGTCTGGGGTGCAAACACCATTCAGGACGGTGCCCCCGACACGGCAGGTCAGTGGGCGGTTGCACCGATGCCACAGTGGGACACTGCTGCTCCCGCTGCTGGTAACTGGGGCGGATCATCGATCGCTGTCTTCTCCGGTACTGACTACCCTTACGAAGCAGCGCAGTTTGCTACCTGGTTGAACACCTCTGAAGAGGCCTTGACGATGCTCGCGGACTCAGCGAACATCTACCCAGCCACAACTGAAGGTCTGACCCTTCCTGTTCTGCAAGAAGGTGTGGAGTTCTACGGTGACCAGGTGATTTGGGATGTCTTCGCTGAGGCAGCGAACCAAGTGCCATCGAACTTCACCTGGGGTCCCACCATGACGGACACCTATGCATCAATCTCTGATGGGTTCAAACTGGTGGCCACAGGGACGAGCACTGTGGAAGATGCACTTGTCAACGGTGAAGAAGCAACTGTGTCCACCATGAAGTCACAGTCCATCCCGGTCAAGGAGTAG
- a CDS encoding ABC transporter ATP-binding protein, with protein MSTKKSVLRAEHITAGFASTPSLADLTIEVTSGEPGIGVTGASGIGKSTLINVLHGDTKPRLGSVTYNGRPVSRFAFKDKKRFKASVRRVAQNGFFGVDTRLSVKQAVEDELKAARRAGRATGESASQVLDLMFLEDRFLPRRIHGLSGGERQRLTIALALATRPDILLLDEPTTALDANLKDLVSRRIRDIVTDRGIGLLVTSHDLDLLARLTATVHVLHDGVFVESGPPRQLLTDPQHPATRDIADAYPEAVRALDTRGDSL; from the coding sequence GTGAGCACGAAAAAAAGCGTGTTACGCGCAGAACACATCACCGCAGGATTCGCCTCCACCCCCAGCTTGGCGGACCTCACCATCGAGGTGACCAGCGGAGAACCGGGGATCGGGGTGACAGGCGCATCGGGAATTGGGAAATCCACCCTCATCAACGTCCTACACGGCGACACAAAACCACGTCTTGGTTCTGTCACCTACAACGGGCGCCCCGTGAGTCGGTTCGCATTTAAAGACAAGAAACGATTCAAAGCAAGCGTCCGGCGAGTCGCCCAGAACGGGTTCTTTGGTGTGGACACACGCCTGTCCGTCAAACAAGCAGTCGAGGACGAACTGAAAGCCGCACGGCGCGCTGGTCGCGCCACCGGGGAGTCGGCCTCACAAGTGCTTGACCTGATGTTCCTTGAAGACCGTTTCCTGCCGCGGCGCATTCACGGGCTTTCCGGTGGTGAACGCCAACGGCTCACCATTGCGCTGGCCCTCGCCACCCGCCCTGACATTCTTCTCCTTGATGAACCCACCACAGCCCTGGACGCAAACCTCAAGGACCTGGTGTCCCGTCGGATTCGAGACATTGTCACCGACCGGGGAATCGGTTTGCTCGTGACCTCCCACGACCTGGACTTACTTGCCCGCCTCACCGCAACAGTTCACGTCCTCCATGACGGTGTCTTTGTTGAGTCTGGCCCACCACGCCAACTCCTCACCGACCCCCAACACCCGGCAACCCGTGACATTGCTGACGCCTACCCTGAAGCTGTTCGGGCGCTCGACACTCGCGGAGATTCCTTGTAA
- a CDS encoding YidH family protein, whose translation MTSSRFPRSVYSHGQDPDPRFSLANERTFLSWVRTSLALIAAGVALEALDVPAHPTARIIVSVIFLVLGGLIPVYAWLTWAYNERSLRTDRPLAGPRIGPLLAVALGVSAVVLAVGLFVG comes from the coding sequence GTGACGTCTTCACGGTTTCCTCGCAGCGTGTATTCCCATGGTCAAGACCCGGACCCTCGGTTTTCGCTTGCCAATGAGCGCACGTTTTTGTCGTGGGTGCGCACGTCGTTGGCGTTGATTGCTGCGGGTGTCGCGTTGGAAGCTCTTGATGTTCCTGCTCATCCGACGGCTCGGATTATTGTGTCCGTGATTTTTTTGGTGCTCGGTGGGCTGATCCCGGTGTATGCGTGGTTGACGTGGGCGTATAACGAGCGTTCGTTGCGAACTGACCGGCCCTTGGCGGGTCCGCGTATTGGCCCGCTCCTTGCGGTGGCGTTAGGTGTGAGCGCGGTGGTCCTTGCGGTGGGGTTGTTTGTCGGGTGA
- a CDS encoding YidH family protein: MRKTSKLARLFHSPSELSIADVGLAVERTFLAWQRTALAVVIGSAVGARYFLHVVPGVIPAVLAGAGCVLGVVTLVWVRRRYTRSVTQLVEQGTLPARSAVPLLMVAAAATACAVAAAVVVVV; the protein is encoded by the coding sequence GTGAGGAAGACCTCGAAGCTGGCTCGGTTGTTTCATTCTCCCAGTGAGCTCAGTATTGCCGATGTGGGACTTGCTGTGGAGCGCACATTTTTGGCTTGGCAGCGTACTGCGTTAGCGGTGGTGATTGGGTCTGCTGTGGGGGCACGTTATTTTTTGCATGTGGTTCCTGGGGTGATACCTGCTGTTCTTGCGGGGGCAGGGTGTGTGCTCGGTGTGGTGACGTTGGTGTGGGTACGCCGCCGATACACCCGGTCTGTCACTCAATTGGTGGAACAAGGTACGTTGCCTGCCCGTAGTGCGGTTCCTTTGCTGATGGTGGCGGCGGCCGCCACTGCGTGTGCAGTGGCGGCCGCCGTTGTTGTTGTGGTGTGA
- a CDS encoding glycosyl hydrolase 53 family protein — protein sequence MRRHVLRTVALTSATLLALAALPASADEPGPVEAGVFVDKIEGLPTDFIRGADVSSVLALEESGVVFRDSDGNPADLFTTLADNGLNTVRIRVWNDPFDEQGRSYGGGNNDLDAAVTIGQRATAAGMDSLINFHLSDFWADPAKQQAPKAWADMSVSEKADATYDYVADSLTVLRDAGVDISMVQVGNETNNSVAGVEVGNWEQMAEIFNAGSRAVRDVLPDAQVALHFTNPETSGRYAGYAQQLATHNVDYDVFASSWYPYWHGSLSNLTSVLSDIATTYNKDVMVVETSWTYTLDDGDGWQNTIDASKASTLYPISPQGQADLLHDVMEAVHNVGDAGVGVVYWEPAWLPVGPPEEIDNNRTLWEEFGSGWASSYASGYDPHDAGQWYGGSAVDNQALFTFDGRPLDSLGVFSHVYTGAVTEKSLASIDPVAVEVTAGETITLPDEVTLRFNDGSTDTESVTWDDYSTLTDVGAHEVAGTTSSGVAVTATITIVEVNVLLNPSFEDADLSMWDIDGTGIAREETSDSSHGAFSLKFWNGTNYTFTVSQTLTGLTPGTYTMRATSQGGDAGENDVLTVSAHTTQGTTRGDLALNGWQQWATATVENVTVPDDGTITVTLTGELTGNAWGTLDNVVLTPTGAATSPDTEATPDEGTTPDTEETPDTPSPGTETTPGQDGTAPDTTTDAPASGQDNSSTGGLADTGISLVIAGLAGALLLAGGITVWLRKRAA from the coding sequence ATGCGACGACATGTTCTCCGCACAGTCGCACTCACATCCGCGACGCTTCTAGCCCTTGCAGCACTCCCCGCATCAGCAGACGAACCAGGCCCCGTCGAGGCCGGAGTGTTCGTTGACAAAATCGAAGGACTGCCCACCGACTTTATCCGCGGGGCTGACGTATCCTCCGTTCTCGCCCTCGAAGAATCAGGCGTCGTTTTCCGTGACTCCGACGGCAACCCGGCTGACCTCTTCACAACACTGGCAGACAACGGACTCAACACAGTACGCATCCGCGTCTGGAACGACCCCTTTGACGAGCAAGGGCGCAGCTACGGCGGCGGAAACAACGACCTTGACGCCGCCGTCACCATTGGTCAACGCGCCACAGCCGCCGGTATGGACAGTCTCATCAACTTCCACCTCTCCGACTTTTGGGCAGACCCCGCCAAACAGCAAGCACCCAAAGCGTGGGCTGACATGAGTGTCAGCGAGAAAGCTGACGCCACCTACGACTATGTCGCCGATTCTCTGACAGTGCTTCGTGACGCTGGGGTCGACATCAGCATGGTTCAGGTCGGCAATGAAACCAACAACTCTGTTGCTGGGGTTGAGGTTGGCAACTGGGAACAGATGGCGGAGATCTTTAACGCTGGGTCCCGTGCCGTTCGTGACGTCCTCCCCGACGCCCAGGTCGCCCTGCACTTCACTAACCCAGAAACTTCCGGGCGCTACGCTGGCTACGCCCAGCAACTCGCCACACACAACGTGGACTATGACGTCTTCGCATCGTCCTGGTACCCCTACTGGCATGGCAGCCTGAGTAACCTCACCTCCGTGTTGTCGGACATCGCAACGACCTACAACAAAGACGTCATGGTGGTGGAAACGTCCTGGACGTACACCCTCGACGACGGGGACGGGTGGCAAAACACCATTGACGCCTCAAAAGCCTCCACGCTCTACCCGATCTCACCGCAAGGGCAAGCTGACCTCCTCCACGACGTGATGGAAGCTGTCCACAACGTCGGAGACGCAGGCGTTGGCGTGGTGTACTGGGAACCCGCCTGGCTCCCCGTGGGCCCACCAGAGGAGATCGACAACAACCGCACCCTGTGGGAAGAGTTCGGCTCCGGCTGGGCGTCATCCTACGCAAGCGGGTACGACCCACACGATGCAGGCCAGTGGTATGGCGGTTCCGCTGTGGACAATCAAGCACTCTTTACCTTTGACGGGCGTCCCCTCGATTCGTTAGGTGTGTTCTCCCACGTCTACACCGGTGCTGTCACCGAAAAATCCCTCGCCTCCATTGACCCTGTCGCCGTTGAGGTTACTGCCGGAGAAACGATCACGCTCCCAGACGAGGTGACACTGCGGTTCAATGACGGAAGCACTGACACCGAATCAGTCACCTGGGACGACTACTCCACCCTGACTGACGTTGGCGCTCATGAGGTTGCTGGGACCACCAGTTCCGGCGTAGCGGTCACCGCAACCATCACCATTGTGGAAGTCAACGTTCTCCTCAACCCGTCCTTCGAAGACGCGGACCTGTCCATGTGGGACATTGACGGAACCGGAATCGCCCGGGAAGAAACATCCGACTCCTCCCACGGCGCGTTCTCACTGAAGTTCTGGAATGGCACGAACTACACCTTCACCGTGTCACAAACCCTCACTGGTCTCACCCCAGGGACCTACACGATGCGGGCAACAAGCCAAGGTGGAGACGCCGGAGAAAATGACGTCCTCACCGTGTCTGCCCACACAACACAGGGCACAACACGTGGCGACCTTGCCCTCAACGGGTGGCAGCAGTGGGCCACCGCCACTGTGGAGAACGTGACCGTCCCCGACGACGGCACAATCACCGTCACACTCACCGGTGAACTCACCGGAAACGCGTGGGGAACCCTCGACAACGTGGTCCTCACACCTACCGGCGCAGCCACAAGCCCAGACACCGAGGCAACCCCAGACGAGGGCACCACACCAGACACCGAAGAAACCCCGGACACCCCTTCACCTGGCACCGAAACCACCCCTGGTCAGGACGGCACAGCCCCAGATACGACAACCGATGCGCCCGCCAGTGGGCAAGACAACTCCAGTACCGGTGGCCTAGCAGATACCGGCATCTCACTGGTCATCGCAGGACTCGCAGGAGCCCTCCTCCTTGCCGGTGGCATCACCGTGTGGCTACGCAAACGCGCCGCCTAA
- a CDS encoding DUF368 domain-containing protein, giving the protein MTPTPTPAPRRNIIGDFIRGALIGLVETIPGVSGGTVALITGIYEDVLESGNEVIAALRALITGPTRAELFRYHMSRVNWRLVIPVLVGMLTAVFTLAGPVSSAVENHPEITRALFFGLVAGSVWVPIRLAGSGFTVREGIIGLATAVATFLLLGLPATQLEPTGWMIVLAASIAVCALLLPGLSGSFLLLTVGLYQPTLQAVDDRNFGYLGLFMIGALVGLVVIVKALRVLLHRWHRETMIALAGLMVGALRTLWPWQHDEGRGLMAPGDNWVSLTAICLGGVVLVAITLVIDHRIQSRALKNTAAAEPAQSPAL; this is encoded by the coding sequence ATGACACCCACACCAACACCCGCACCACGGCGCAACATCATTGGCGACTTCATTCGTGGTGCACTCATTGGCCTGGTGGAAACAATCCCCGGTGTTTCCGGGGGAACAGTTGCCCTCATCACTGGGATCTACGAGGACGTCCTTGAATCCGGGAATGAGGTCATTGCAGCCCTGCGTGCACTGATCACCGGCCCAACCCGCGCTGAGCTGTTCCGTTATCACATGTCACGTGTCAACTGGCGCTTGGTCATCCCAGTTCTTGTCGGGATGCTCACCGCTGTCTTCACTCTTGCCGGCCCTGTGTCCTCAGCAGTGGAAAACCACCCAGAAATCACACGTGCCTTATTTTTCGGTCTCGTTGCAGGGTCCGTGTGGGTTCCTATCCGACTCGCTGGCTCAGGGTTTACCGTGCGTGAAGGAATCATTGGTCTGGCCACCGCCGTGGCCACGTTCCTTCTGCTTGGGTTACCAGCAACTCAACTTGAGCCCACCGGGTGGATGATTGTGCTTGCCGCATCCATCGCCGTGTGCGCACTCCTCCTGCCTGGACTTTCCGGTTCCTTCCTCCTTCTGACTGTCGGTTTGTACCAGCCCACACTCCAAGCAGTTGATGACCGCAACTTTGGTTATCTTGGCTTGTTCATGATCGGTGCCCTCGTTGGCCTCGTTGTCATCGTCAAAGCTCTGCGTGTCCTGCTTCACCGGTGGCACCGGGAAACGATGATCGCACTTGCGGGTCTTATGGTTGGTGCGTTGCGGACGCTCTGGCCGTGGCAGCACGATGAAGGTCGCGGCCTGATGGCCCCCGGTGACAACTGGGTGTCTCTCACCGCGATTTGTCTTGGCGGGGTTGTTCTAGTGGCCATCACGCTGGTGATCGATCACCGCATCCAGTCACGCGCTCTCAAGAACACTGCCGCTGCAGAGCCTGCGCAATCACCAGCGCTCTAG
- a CDS encoding MDR family MFS transporter, giving the protein MSSLPATDASASEPQLVLTQRTVWVIFAALMSAMFLSSLDQTIVSTAQPTIVGELGGVANQAWITTAYLLATTIVMPIYGKFGDRLGRRNLFLAAIAIFTLASLGCALSETFWQFVVFRAIQGLGGGGLMILSQAIIADITPASERGKYMGPMGAVFGIAAVAGPLLGGFFVDHLTWQWAFWINLPIGAAAFVVAFKLLRLPSHKTTTPVDVLGVVLLSIATTCLIFFTEFGADRDHGWSDPLTLLFLAGLLAAAVGFVLTERRAADPIIPLSLFRNRVFVTATSIGFVLGLGMFAALAFLPTFLQMSSGTSAAVSGLLMIPMMVGMMGTSIASGLAITRTGRYKKYPIAGTILTLTVMVTMSTLQGDTPLWLICVYLFFFGAGLGLVMQVVVLVVQNAVGPHAVGTATSTNNYFREVGAALGVAVFGSWFTNRLADNLGKVFLTAGYTPSEAGELGASIRPELMNQLPDAVRQGIIDGYADALAPVFLYMAPFIVAAIVLAVLLPEIKLSDEAGLVARGEAVDGRVTASTH; this is encoded by the coding sequence ATGTCTTCCTTGCCCGCAACTGATGCGTCCGCATCAGAACCTCAATTGGTGCTCACTCAACGAACCGTGTGGGTCATTTTTGCTGCGCTGATGTCAGCAATGTTTTTGTCCTCGCTTGATCAAACGATCGTGTCCACGGCGCAACCCACCATTGTGGGTGAGCTCGGTGGAGTGGCCAATCAAGCGTGGATCACCACCGCGTATTTGCTGGCCACAACCATTGTGATGCCGATCTATGGCAAGTTTGGTGACCGTCTTGGTCGGCGTAACCTGTTCCTTGCTGCCATCGCGATTTTCACGCTCGCATCCTTAGGGTGCGCATTGTCGGAAACGTTCTGGCAGTTTGTGGTGTTCCGTGCCATCCAAGGTCTTGGTGGCGGTGGGTTGATGATTCTGTCGCAGGCGATCATCGCGGACATCACCCCCGCTTCTGAGCGGGGAAAGTACATGGGTCCGATGGGCGCAGTGTTTGGGATCGCTGCTGTTGCTGGTCCGTTGCTCGGCGGTTTCTTTGTTGACCACCTCACGTGGCAGTGGGCCTTTTGGATTAATTTGCCTATTGGCGCTGCAGCTTTTGTTGTGGCGTTCAAGTTGTTGCGCCTTCCCTCCCACAAGACAACAACACCTGTTGATGTGCTGGGTGTGGTGTTGCTGTCAATCGCGACCACGTGCTTGATTTTCTTCACCGAATTTGGGGCAGACCGTGACCACGGGTGGAGTGACCCACTGACTTTGCTGTTCCTTGCTGGTCTCCTCGCGGCTGCGGTGGGTTTTGTCCTGACAGAGCGACGTGCCGCTGACCCCATTATTCCGCTCTCCCTGTTCCGCAACCGGGTGTTTGTCACGGCCACGTCCATCGGTTTCGTCTTGGGTCTGGGCATGTTCGCGGCCTTGGCGTTTTTGCCAACGTTCTTGCAAATGTCGTCGGGTACCTCAGCTGCGGTCTCGGGGCTCCTGATGATCCCCATGATGGTGGGAATGATGGGAACATCCATCGCTTCAGGTCTTGCGATCACTCGAACGGGTCGGTACAAGAAGTATCCGATCGCCGGGACGATCCTCACCCTGACTGTCATGGTGACCATGTCCACCCTTCAGGGTGACACTCCCCTGTGGCTGATTTGCGTGTACTTGTTCTTCTTTGGTGCTGGCCTTGGGCTCGTCATGCAGGTTGTTGTTCTTGTCGTCCAAAACGCTGTGGGGCCACATGCGGTGGGGACCGCCACATCGACGAACAACTACTTCCGTGAAGTGGGGGCTGCACTAGGTGTTGCAGTGTTCGGGTCCTGGTTTACCAACCGCCTTGCAGACAACCTCGGCAAGGTGTTCCTCACCGCCGGGTACACCCCGTCGGAAGCAGGAGAACTGGGAGCCTCTATCCGCCCCGAGTTGATGAACCAGCTTCCCGATGCGGTCCGTCAGGGAATCATTGATGGGTACGCCGATGCGCTGGCTCCGGTGTTCCTGTACATGGCACCTTTCATCGTCGCGGCGATCGTGCTCGCTGTTCTCCTTCCTGAGATCAAGCTTTCTGACGAGGCAGGTCTTGTTGCTCGCGGTGAAGCAGTTGACGGCCGCGTCACAGCATCAACACACTGA